The window TCTTCCTGGAATAGAGCCTGATGTTGTCTATGATTTCTTATTTGGCCTTGCAGTTCAGACAATTGAGTTCGAGCAACTTTAACTTTTTTATCCACCCCATTATATTCAGTACTATTCGTCTGTTAAAGTCTTCCCTCGtcaaatgaattaaaaaaaatcaggTTGGCTTTTCGCCGTGCTCCTTTTTTTCATTTATAGCCACCTTCACTCTTTTTAATTTGCCGCACACATCATACATAGATGCTTCATCATCATTAGCTCCTCATATCTCCTTCATAGTCTTCAAAAATTCTAGATGCTCTACCAGACAATTAAAACACTTGAATGATTTAGCCTTTTTCCTATACCACCCCTCAAAGTTGATACTTATAGGGGAATGATCAGAATAAGCAGGGTCTAAAATAGTGGCTTTATATTGAGGTCATTTATGCATCCAATCAGCATTTACTAAAGCTCTGTCAATTATACTATAAACGTGGTTATTTGTCTAGGTAAAAGATCTGCCCACAATTTTGAGTCCTATCATTCCTGTCGTTTGTAAGAAATTATTGAAGTTCTGTATTTCCACTTTGTGGATTAGGCTTCCATTCCACCTATCCTCAATACTGTTGATGGTATTAAAGTCTCCAATAGCAATATATGGTTCATATTATGCACTATAAATTATTTTCAATTCACTCTATAACTCTCTTCTATCTTGTATAGTATGTAAGCCATATACAGAAAAGAAATCAAACTTAATATTGTCAAAAAAGACATTTATTATTCCATAGATACATTGGCTACTTGCACTCAAGGTATTGAAATGACATTGCTTTTGGTCCCAAATCACCCAAATTATGCCTTTCCCATCAGCTTGGTAGCTGCAACTACTTCCCCAACCTACAACAATCTTCTTTATAATTTGTGGAGCTAAAGGTTCCTTAACTCTGTGTTCAATAATAGCTAGAAACCTACTTTATTCTCTATGATAGACCTCTTTGCCTCTTTCTGCGTATATATCTTATTGAGCCCCCTGATATTCCATGTGACTAGCTTCATATTGTCATATGTTGAGGTAGTACTCCCCCTTCCTTCCTTTGTATCTCATAATCTTTCTCTTGGCCAACAAAAAATTGTCTAAGGTTTTGGTTAGTACCAACATCTATTGGACCAAACACATTGGTGGTGATAACTTTGTTATGCATAACAGTCTGGTTGTTTCTTAATGTTGAATTTCCTCTAGCTGCAGTCCATTCAACCTCCTGATTGTGCATATGCACAGAATGTTGTACACTTTCATTCTCCCCAACTTTTTGCTCCTCTATTGTCTTCTTAATGGGCTGTTGTTGCATTTGCATCTCCTTTTGGGTTTCAGCAGGTTTCATATTTGCATGTTATTGCACCTGGATACCCATATTGACCCCTTCCCATGTTGTAGAGGTTGCCTTTGAATCCATACTGGTTTCATGGTCTTAGGCTTTTGTACTTGCATCTTCTCCTTCAAGGGTCGTTCCAATCTCATGTGTGTCTCCTCAACTTAGCAGATATGCCCAATTTTAGACAAGTTAAGCAATATTTCGGCTTCCAGTCATACTCTACTACTTGCTCGAAGTATCTCCCATTTGGCTCTTAGAGTCTTATGCTAGTAGGCAGTTCCCTAGTGACATTCATTTCCACCAAAATTCTAGCATAAGAAATCCTATATATGCTAGTGGTGCACTCATTAGCATAGATAGGTTTGCCAATTCCACTACCTATCTTGCTTGATGTAACATTTTCCCAGTAACTTAGAGGCAAATCTGGCAACCGAACCCACAGAAGGATAGTACTTAGCACCTCTTTGTCCAGATCAAAATTACCAGACCAGGGTTTAACAATTAGTGGTATGTTATTGATCGTATATGGACTAGAATATAGGACTACATCTCGATCTTCCATACAAGTAAACCGTACCACAAAACAGTCATTATTATGATAGTATACCTTTGGTTTTGCCGCAAAATTCCAGTATGTAGCAATGAACCTTTCAACAGTACCAATTGAGGGAGAATCGCCCACTACGTATAGGATTATTGCATGCCTCCACTTTACCGCCTCAATTTCAATCTCATTTTGCTGCAATTCAACCATCTTTTCTCCATCCACCATAATCGGGGGGGCTATACGACAGATTCATGCCTCGAGCAGCTAGTTTGTTACCCGTATACAAGCTAGCCCAACTTTTCTACTCATTTTGGGGTAAATCAAGCTTCATATGTGCTGGCGGAGCTTCTTTCTTGCATTTCCCTTTGCTCTTACTCAGAATTGTGGTTTTAGGGCTCTAAGTAAGAAGCATATGGGTTGTCATCTGGTTCTGCACGTTCATAGTCGAGCTCACTGGTGTGATTAAGTTCAAATTTGGGCCATTGGAGCTACTTTTCGGTTGCGAATTATTTGTCATCCCTATTGGAGAGATGCAATCTGCCACCAATTTCATCTTCTCCGTCGTTTGTATCGTCGTACTCTTCTTCGCCCTGCCTCTAGGCATTTTTCGACGAAGGCGTAGGAtaaagtcttgtaactgctctttcaattccttcaactctggcggggccatacggtatggtggaatagaaatgggttgaatgcccggagccaaatcaatacagaagtcaatatctctgtcgggtggcatcctcagcaaatctgcaggaaatacttctagaaattcacgaacaactggtactgagtctatagaaggaacatccgcactgggatcgcgaatataagccaaataggctagacgcCCTTTCTCTATCATAcgctgagctttcatataagaaataaccctgctggcagaatgactaggagttcctttccactctacccaaggtaaccccggcataactagggtcactgtcttggcatgacaatccaatatagaatGATAAagggataaccaatccatacccaagatgatatcaaaatctaccatatcaagaagtagaagatccaaaCTAGTCTccagattaccaatagtaatcacacacgaatgatagacatgatctactataacagagtctcccaccgatgtagatacacacacagaagcactcagagaatcataaggcataaccaaatatgaagcaaaataggaggacacataggaataagtagatcctggatcaaatagaactgaagcatctctatgacaaactggaataatacctttgatcacagcatcagatgactcggcctcaggcctagctagaaaagcatagaatcggggctgagccccaccactctgaactgcgtccctagggtggcctctaactggttggcctccacctctaacggtctgacctccacctctaatggcctgacctccacctctagctgcctaacccctacctctagttggctgagcaggcggtgaagcaaccggtgccggtatgatggcacgagaatcttgctgaTATCTGTTACTCGTCAATCTAGGGCAATATCTCCTGATGTGactaatgttcccacactcataacacccatcctgatgtcgtggctgctgaagctgaagctaaccCAAATGAGCCGGATAACCAccatagtaactctggagtggcggtgcactaataggagctgaatgtgcactaaatgttggttgTCCATAGTAAgtcataataggaccgtgactccttgAAGCACCGGGGGATGcatgaagtgttgaatgaaacggtctgggagaaCGACCCCtaacaaaattacccctgcctccagacgaggcaccactgaaaccatataactgacgaggcctcttatctgacctctgccctctctcctatgcaagaaccatctcgatccttcttgcgacattagcagctgcctgaaaagaaatctcacttccggtctccttggccatctgaagtctaatagggtgagtgagtccctcaataaacctcctcactctctctccctccgtaggtagtaaaaggagagcatgacgggacaaatccataaaacgggactcatactgagtaacagtcatactgccctgctgtagatgctcaaattgcttgcgaaattcctttctcagtgtgatagggaggaacttctccagaaatagctgagtgaattgctcccaggtaagtgtaggCGATCCGAcaggtcgggtcaatgtataatctctccaccacctcttggggaacccgtcatctgaaatacagcaaaatcaaccccattggtcttaactatacccatgtttcgcagcacctcatggcagcgttcaagataattaTGTGGGTCCTCGGAAGGTGTAACACTGAAGTGAACTgtaaagagcttagtaaacttatccagtcacaataaggcctcaaaagacatggcgggcctatcaccggtctgtgccgcaacaactggctgaactaccctaactggtggggctgctggagcctgattctggggagccatctactccggagcgggagtagtgggagtttgtgctcctctcccAACCTGTGAGACTGCTGGTACAaatgaaaatgtaccattctgggccacgccctccataagacttaccaaacggattagagcatcctgaagtactggagtgtctatgaatcctttcgggacctgaactggtctagctggtacattctgaactggaacctcctcctaaaggtctacctgaggttctacaacaggtgtagttgctcgagctctggactgagctctacatcggcctctgcctcggcctctagcacgacctcgtcctcgacctctacccctggccatagttgccaccgagggtcctggtccctatccatcggtagaggtattacatgttctcaccatctgcgagagaataatagtagaatggttcaattatcgatgatagaataaaatcacacggcagaataagaaagaagtgatattatttctaaacttcatagcctctgagagataagtacagacgtctccgtatcgatacttcatactctactaagcttgctcgtgactcgtgagacctatgtaacctagtgctatgataccaactgtcacgacccgaaattcccatcttCGGACCGTAataacgcctaacatttcacttgctaggcaagccaacgttagaataatattatccattttaaaataatttttaaatttattaataacaaaggaaaaaatgcggaagtaaggtctgaaatatagtaaataatccataagaacaacggtgtctaaataccatcccagaattagggtcacaagtgcacgagcttctagaataataccagtaagggcctgaataaaataaagttgtctagaaataaatacacagcaaaagtaaagtagatgggaacttcaaaactgcggacgtcgtgcagttatacctcaagtcccctctgagtagctgaaattcgagcaagtctatggtgcgccgctggaaccaactccgaaatctgcacaagaagtgcagagtgtagtatcaatacgactgaccccatgtactggtaagtgctgaccctaacctcgatgaagtagtgacgaggctaaggcgggtcacttacattaacctgtacgcaatattagtaataacaaataatagaaataaatcgggtaactcatttataataattgaagccaactcagcagtcataactaattatcatttccaatcaattatgttgcagcgtgcaacccgctctcacaatatattcacattcaattctgttgcaacgtgcaactcgctctcacaatatattcattttcaaccctctcatataattatttttaatcaagtatatatattgacttttaaataagtttattgcggcgtgcaatccgatcccccaaatattaacttttaataagtctgttgcggcgtgcaacccgatcctccaatatgaactttttaataagtctgttgcggcgtgcaacccgatcctccaatgtatcaatttcaatcaattctgttgcggcgtgcaatccgatcctccaatatatccatttaccaattcttatagaagaaatttccccaataaatacaacaattaatataaaattataagacaacaagcatacaataattataatttaattatgaaacaaacaatgacaaatagcaaattattatggaaatcagggagaaaataggcagtttaatatttaatatgttaaatgtcaaataacaattaagacacataattcaaatagcatgtaacaattaatgcaggaattcgagaattaatatttgacagagaataggagagaaataattattattataattaattcatgatttaaaacgatttaagatttttttcaagtaattatgcaaacaattaatttgacgacgtatagacactcgtcacctcgcctatacgtcgtttacatgcatttcacataacaaatagattaagggttctattttctcaagtcaaggttaaccacgacacttacctcgctttgcaaattccaatcaattactcaactatagctttttcttttaaatttatctccaaaagcttcaaatctactcataaacaattcaatatactcaatacgaatcataggaattaatttcatatgaatttactaatttttcggataaaaatttgaaattcattaaaatattcgacagtgggacacacgtctcaaatcccgaaaaaactcacgaaatccgaatacccgttccgctacgaattcaaccatataaaaattatctaattccgatgtcaaatggaccttcaaatctaaatttttcgtttttaaaagattttataaaaattctaatttcttccatctaaatccgaaataaatgatgaatatagacatggattcatgaaatataatcattgtgggataagaaacacttacccaattTGAACCTTTGAAAAACTCCGTCAAATCATCCAAAAATCGAGGTTTAAAAGTCtaaacaaaatgaagaaaaatggccaTTTTTGACCCCTAAATGTTCTCACAATTTCACTTCTGCGACGAAATGGCCGCATCTGCAGCGTCGCTTTTACGACTGAAAATGTCGCCTATGcgctgccttccgcttctgcgaacaaaaTGTCCGTTTTTGCGGACTCTTGCCCAGCCCCCttatttccgcttctgcgatgggctTCACGCTTttgcggagccgcttctgcggccaaggcttcgcagaagcgaaggcaccagaagcagcaaaatttcagattttgcttaagtccaatttttaTTCCGATTttgattcgaatcacactcggggtactcgggaccccgtccgaatgtaccaataagtcccataatataatacggacttacttcGGGTTTCaattcacgtcaaacaacatcaaaattacaatttACACCTCGAGTCGAatttttaagttttaaacttttcaatttgcaaatctcgtgcgaaaacatattaaatgaatccggaatgacttcaaatttggcacataagtcataaatgacataatggagctattcaaattttcagaatcagattccggctccAATATGAAAAAGTcgaccccgtggtcaaacttgaaaatctttagcctttaaattactagtttccgttaaatggtcataactttagttagggacctccaaattaaatttcgagcatacgcccaagtcccaaatcacgatacagagctatcggaactgtcaaaatattgatccgggttcatttactcaaaatattgaccaaagtcaactcagttgagttttaaggctctatttcacattttaatccattttttacataaaaactttccggaaaaaaaaaagaggaactgaAACTCTGAAGAATGCTCTATTTTTTATGTTTAGCATCTGATAAATCTTCTCATTAATTGGATTGATAATGTTATGTGTTAAAATTGATTTaggtgagttatattaggagtgtatcccGTTAAATTAGTAGTTTTTCGTTATTAAACAACTGAAGAGACTTATTAATacgttgtattcatgaatacatgtgaatacagcgGCTGACAGCTGGACTGCCCAGTTTTTTAGCCgatttttgctactgtattcatgaatacaatagctcGAATACACCGAATACATTACCATAACAACTGAAAGATAGTTACGGAAAGTAATTATGTAAATGATAGCTATAGAaaattaatagccactaaacaatactCATTTCTGAAAATTCCTTTATAATAAAAAAGTACTTGGCCCCATTTATGCTTTACTCGAATATTAAAGGTCAACGGGTGGTATATCTATCACCAATTTATACCATGTTTACACTTATGACTTTTTATCACAAACTTATTACCAATTTACTTATTTTGCCATGTCTATATGCAATACATAGACGTTTTTACTCTTTTCTTTTTAACATGCAATTAACAGATGAGTAGTAATGACCATATTGGAATCGAGAAAACTACTatacatttttttttatttttaaggtTCAAACCTAAAATTTTTGTTAATGATGAAAATATCCTATTAATCCCACCATAATCATTAATGGTATTTCGAAACTACAAATAATAAAGGGGAAAAAACATAATTAGGCAATATTCAAGAAAAAATTTTAGAATCCTAGCAGAAATTAGTAATTAACAAACTAGCATCTAATTAATTATAGTCCTGACCAAAACATATAATGCTGGACCAAAAATCAAGTTTTCACGCGTGTGAACGGATTCTAATCAAACAAAGGACCGAAAATCAGTCCTATTAATTACCTAAAATTAGTCCTATTAATACTCATCTCTACCAAAACGTTTGATCAGATTatacaacccatttaattacctTCAACACACATCTCTCTTCTAGCATTAATGTCACAACCAAAGAGCATATATGTACGAATCCTCCAAAGGAAAGTagcatttattttaattttttagttgTTATTTTCGTATAgagtaataaaaatataattagattaatGAAACATTATAAGTATTTTATGGATATGTAAACTTAAAGTTATTTTCATAGTAAATGTGTTTGTTTCAATATCCTAATAGTATATTTATACACCTATATGTTACTGTTTGTACGTAATGTATAccaaatatatatttaaaatatatcacaTATACGGAGTATATATTTCAAATGTCAAATATATATAAACTATATATTGATCTCATCaggtatatataattatatattaaatatacataatacatatattgaATATGTATATTTGTTTATATGTTATGTATACAAAATTATACGTTGCATTGACATAAAACTAGTTCGGTATAGGCAAATATACATAATATATTCATTACATATGTGTAATATTTAAAATTACATTATAAAAaaaataccacatatatatatatatatacaccttcGAACATGGAATAAAAATGTGAATTTACTTAGACTGTGTttgatataataataaaaaagggGATTCTAAGAGCGAAAACTTTCATAAAATGGTAAGTATAGATTAATGACGGGAGAAAAATATGGATAAATTAATATGGTTCAAAATTAATTCCTTAAATTGTGGACTATGTTTAAAACTTTGAAGAGTACTAAACGTAcatgattttaaaaaaatgatGTAATTGTAAATGAATGTGTTCTTTTTGGAATAAAACAAAAGTAATGatctttatttaaatattatttaataaataaCTGACAATATAAAAAACTCAATAAAAAATAAAGTAATGCATTAGTCTCATTCAAAGCTAATATTTTTAGCCGCACCAAAATATCGGGACTAGTTTATATCAAGCCCAAATCAAATAGGGCTGGCGGCCAACGGGTCCAGAGCACCAACCCCACGGCCCACACGAACCACTCTTTTTCTGTCTGTTTCTCTTCTATTTACTGTTttcccctttttcttttctttttttccgtTCTTTTAATATCTGTATTTTAAAACTAAAAAAAGCAACGTGAAATTTTTCTATAGAAGGACAATTTGTGTTTCAATTAAATAAGTTGACCATTGAATAATGTTGTAAGTTACCAGTACCTAATCATTATAAGAGTATCAAAATTGCTAATTTCAATTAGTTTTAAATAGGCATAATAGCTTAATAAATAGTATTTGTATTTATACCGATGTGACATCCTAGCCTCTTTAATCCTGTATACAGTTAAAACCgagcccacccgattttactatttgaccgagaccgggagtttgcatcgaaggatgacctcgtaacggaataggccatatcacgagggtaaggtaccgagttcagaaccgaggtacctattgtcgcgcccctttttttttctcttctcgCGAAAAGCGGGCTTCGACGTTGTGACAACTCCTTTTTAGAatgggagatagagtgctaaaggagaagagttgccacctaacgattttttaaggtgtgttagggcacctattatgcaaataactctgtttgaccattcaatgtcaccaaagatcgggtaagggctcaagttacctcaaagagaaggtgttaggcactccttgaggtccacaactgtaggtcccggccgaacttaagattatgtggattatgattaagctaggtgatcaaataaacaaagggagTTCAGAAGTCAtagaactttattacaacatgattaatacagatcttagtgcgaacatggggatacaactatttagatctaataacaacatataaagaggaAGGGGGAAgggatcctaagttttttagcctaaaggatcaccccgtgcaacataaataatacttcataactccctcaagatggggtgttactcatattattcagcgggcacagactat is drawn from Nicotiana tomentosiformis chromosome 12, ASM39032v3, whole genome shotgun sequence and contains these coding sequences:
- the LOC104093030 gene encoding uncharacterized protein, with the translated sequence MVDGEKMVELQQNEIEIEAVKWRHAIILYVVGDSPSIGTVERFIATYWNFAAKPKVYYHNNDCFVVRFTCMEDRDVVLYSSPYTINNIPLIVKPWSGNFDLDKEVLSTILLWVRLPDLPLSYWENVTSSKIGSGIGKPIYANECTTSIYRISYARILVEMNVTRELPTSIRL